AGGCACTTGAAAATATCAGTCTCCATTTTTCCGCGCATTTCCGACTTGTGTATCTTGGCCGGATTCTTCGGGGTAGTTTTGTTGATATTTCTGAAAAGTGTAAACATAAATAGTGTTTTTGGAGCAGAAAAAAGGTTGCTTTAAACCCATATTCCGAAGGCTAAATTACCGGTCATATCACAAACTACAAATTTTTTGAGGCTAACCAAATATTTTAAGAGGTGAAAACCAATATGTTATCCCATAATGCGATTAAAACGCAAGGCAATTCTGAATAATTAAGCCGTTCATCGGAAAAAGTTTATTTTTGTATACAGCATGCATTTGAAAACCATACTTCATAAAAACACACCCATCGCTTACGCTGATTCCGGCAAAGGCACCGCTTTGGTTTTATTGCATGGTTTCCTCGAAAACAGTACCATGTGGGAAGCTTTTGTGCCGGAATTGTCAAAGAAATACCGGGTCATTACTATCGATCTTCTCGGCCATGGCCAGACCCAGCCGATGGGATATATCCAAACCATGGAAGAGAATGCCGATGCCGTATATACCGTATTGCATGAACTTCGGGTGCGTAAAGCCGTATTGGCAGGACATTCGATGGGAGGCTATGTGGCTTTGGCTTTCGCCGAATTGTATCCCGATATGGTTAAAGGGATGGCATTGATTAACTCCACTTCACTTGCCGACAGTGACGAACGTAAAATAAACCGCGACCGGGCGATTAAGGCAGTAAAGGAAAATTACGTGAATTTCGTCAGGCTGTCCATCGCGAATCTTTTCAGTGAAGACAACCGCGAAAGGCTTTCGGCCGATATCGAAAACGTGAAACTGGAAGCCCTTAAAACCCCATTACAAGGCATAGTCGCTTCGCTGGAAGGCATGAAAATCAGGAAGGACCGCGAGGTATTGCTGCATTTTGCACCGTATCCGATCGTATTGTTTTTGGGTAAAAAAGATCCGGTGCTGAATTATGAGGAAAACCTGGAACAAATAGAAAATACGGCAGTGAAACTCATCACTTTTCCCGACGGGCACATGTCGCCGATTGAAAATAAAACCGCGCTGTTAAAGGGATTGATGGATTTTTTAAAATTGATAAAGTAGCCGCTTATACCATCCCTTCGTGTAAATATCCTTTATTGGTGATAAGCCTTTATAAGGTTCGTCGAGCAATACGAATTTAGATAAAATTTGTGTGAGCTATTATAAAACATCGCCTGAATAAATCATCTTAATTTGAAATGCAGTGATAGCTATAGCAATTATAAATATAAAATTCAAACCGCTTACCTCTTGTACTACACCAGATAAATTTTTATCATCCCTAAAACGTGATTTAAATCTGCCATCAATTTAATAATTACATTAAAAATTATTATTGCCAAGCTAAAAAATAACAGGACAAAAAATGTGAATCCAGGAATCATCGCCATTGTGCGAATAGCGTTATAAACATTGATAAATATAAAGGTAAATATAAAATATATGAAAATGAAAATTAACTGAAAACGTAAATTCTTTTGATTACACACTTTATATAATGCGTAATTAAGAATAGCAAAAAAATACTAGATAATGTTGTTACCACACTTTTAATTTATAATACAAATATAAAAACATTTCTTTTTAACATTCAGTTGCGCAATCGTAAACATTTCCGAAGCGTATTGATACATTCCCACTTAAGCCAAATCCAGCAATTACTATAATTTCAAAATGCCATTGCTGAAATAAAAAAAATATTCCTCTTTATTGCCCACTTCCTTCAGCGCCATTGCCGTAATAAATCCAAAGCTTACAAACACCAGTACAAACACACTCAAACCACCAAAAACAGCCGCGAGAAAACTCAGCGGCAGGTTTACAATCAACGTCGTCTTGAAGAATTCGAAAATGTTTAAAAATGTTCTGATACGAAAGGATTTTATGCAATCAATAACTTTTCGAAAGCGCGTATATTGCAACGAAACGTTTAAATTTTCTCCGTAAAAGGGGTTTCACTATCCAGTATTTCTTTCAGCAAAAACACCAACTGTTCCCTGTATCTTAAAGAAACATTTTCATCGACAATCGAAACAACCGTCTTTTCTTCCTTAAAAAGAAATGGCAGGAATCCCGATTTGAGGTTTTTAAACGAAATGATCCCAACTTCAATTTCCTGTCCTTCCGCCTGCGGTGCATACATGTAAGCATAGGCCAATACCTGGATAATCTTGTCGGT
This genomic stretch from Flavobacterium pallidum harbors:
- a CDS encoding alpha/beta fold hydrolase; translation: MKTILHKNTPIAYADSGKGTALVLLHGFLENSTMWEAFVPELSKKYRVITIDLLGHGQTQPMGYIQTMEENADAVYTVLHELRVRKAVLAGHSMGGYVALAFAELYPDMVKGMALINSTSLADSDERKINRDRAIKAVKENYVNFVRLSIANLFSEDNRERLSADIENVKLEALKTPLQGIVASLEGMKIRKDREVLLHFAPYPIVLFLGKKDPVLNYEENLEQIENTAVKLITFPDGHMSPIENKTALLKGLMDFLKLIK